In one window of Cupriavidus necator N-1 DNA:
- a CDS encoding mechanosensitive ion channel family protein, with product MNGETLSDLGGLKDLKASHSMFGKMLDDLIRDAGGPGFFWQLLVLAGCLLVAWPLARFVVRRLEARYESSSFSVRFAAASLERAMFPLAGWVLVLIARFALAPLIPISVLRLALVPLFGITFLNFTFYVLRRVMSGSGQLHGMLLLVEKVLTTLVWAGMALYVLGVLADVVAWMEGVRFSIGGKQKINLADTLMAVVWILLTVLVALWFGSWLEERLMRSTNLDGNLKVVLTRISKALLLLVSLLLSLSLVGIDLTVLSVFGGALGVGLGLGLQKIASNYISGFIILLDRSVKLGDQITVDKYTGIVSQIRTRYTVVRNGDGETLVPNEQLVAQPVQNHSFSNTNVRVATRVQADYNADPETVIALLTACVRNLPRVLPEPEPAAFLVLFADSGIEYEVAVFVADPQNGKLGVQSAMNRAIWRTLREHGISIPYPQRELRVLGGAPLPGADLPPSNIVAEANAASAA from the coding sequence ATGAACGGTGAGACCCTGTCCGACCTGGGCGGCCTGAAGGACCTGAAGGCCTCCCATTCCATGTTCGGCAAGATGCTGGACGACCTGATCCGCGACGCAGGCGGGCCGGGCTTCTTCTGGCAGCTGCTGGTACTGGCCGGCTGCCTGCTGGTGGCGTGGCCGCTGGCGCGCTTCGTGGTGCGGCGCCTGGAAGCGCGCTACGAAAGCTCAAGCTTCTCCGTGCGCTTTGCCGCCGCCAGCCTCGAGCGCGCCATGTTCCCGCTGGCCGGCTGGGTGCTGGTGCTGATCGCCCGCTTCGCGCTGGCGCCGCTGATCCCGATCAGCGTGCTGCGCCTGGCGCTGGTGCCGCTGTTCGGCATCACCTTCCTGAATTTCACCTTCTATGTGCTGCGCCGGGTAATGTCGGGCAGCGGCCAGCTGCACGGCATGCTGCTGCTGGTGGAGAAGGTGCTGACCACGCTGGTGTGGGCCGGCATGGCGCTGTACGTGCTGGGTGTGCTGGCGGACGTGGTGGCGTGGATGGAGGGCGTGCGCTTCTCGATCGGCGGCAAGCAGAAGATCAACCTGGCCGACACCCTGATGGCGGTGGTCTGGATCCTGCTGACGGTGCTGGTGGCGCTGTGGTTCGGTTCCTGGCTGGAAGAGCGGCTGATGCGCTCGACCAACCTCGACGGCAACCTGAAGGTGGTGCTGACGCGCATCTCCAAGGCCTTGCTGCTGCTGGTGTCGCTGCTGCTGAGCCTGTCGCTGGTGGGGATCGACCTGACCGTGCTGTCGGTGTTCGGTGGCGCGCTGGGCGTGGGCCTGGGGCTGGGTTTGCAGAAGATCGCCAGCAACTACATCTCCGGCTTCATCATCCTGCTGGACCGCTCGGTCAAGCTGGGCGACCAGATCACGGTGGACAAGTACACCGGCATCGTGTCGCAGATCCGCACCCGCTACACGGTGGTGCGCAACGGCGATGGCGAAACCCTGGTGCCGAACGAGCAGCTGGTGGCGCAGCCGGTGCAGAACCATTCGTTCTCCAACACCAATGTGCGCGTGGCTACCCGGGTGCAGGCAGACTACAACGCCGATCCGGAAACGGTGATCGCGCTGCTGACCGCGTGCGTGCGCAACCTGCCGCGCGTGCTGCCCGAACCGGAGCCCGCCGCTTTCCTGGTGCTGTTTGCCGACAGCGGCATCGAGTACGAGGTCGCGGTCTTCGTGGCCGATCCGCAGAACGGCAAGCTGGGCGTGCAGTCCGCGATGAACCGCGCGATCTGGCGCACGCTCCGCGAGCATGGGATTTCCATCCCCTATCCGCAGCGCGAACTCCGCGTGCTGGGGGGAGCACCCTTGCCCGGTGCCGATCTGCCCCCATCTAACATCGTAGCGGAGGCGAATGCGGCGAGTGCCGCATAG
- a CDS encoding RsmB/NOP family class I SAM-dependent RNA methyltransferase, giving the protein MSRTQAGTRSPRSEGRAPVRSKGKGSPIRKSPNADGAAVRSHGGLHATHIQHIDRLLGKVMLFARPADAVVSYYFRENSKLGHRERGIIAEAIYAVLRRRVEFAQFAESGTGATSRRLALLGLAATLGRDTLTPFLHPEEAEWLDRLTTIERSSLAPRVRANLPEWLYDELVRGHGEAFAAALGDALLRPAPLDLRVNLAKTSREAALAELQAAGLGAEPTPMAPAGIRMAGKPALNQLPIFVNGLVEVQDEGSQLLCNLVAPKRGEMVVDFCAGAGGKTLALGAAMRSTGRLYAFDVSEKRLANLKPRLARSGLSNVHPVLIDSERDAKIKRLAGKADRVLVDAPCSGLGTLRRNPDLKWRQSPESVLELTAKQSAILDSAARLVKGGGRVVYATCSVLEAENEQIVRDFLAAHPNFRLVPAAEVLAEQKIEVTGLPDNGMFALYPHLHQTDGFFAAVLERTS; this is encoded by the coding sequence ATGAGTCGCACCCAGGCAGGAACCCGATCCCCGCGCAGCGAAGGACGCGCCCCCGTGCGCAGCAAGGGCAAGGGCAGCCCCATCCGCAAGTCGCCCAATGCCGACGGCGCCGCGGTCCGCTCGCACGGCGGCCTGCATGCCACCCATATCCAGCATATCGACCGCCTGCTCGGCAAGGTCATGCTGTTTGCGCGCCCGGCCGATGCCGTGGTGAGCTACTACTTCCGCGAGAACAGCAAGCTTGGCCACCGCGAGCGCGGCATCATTGCCGAGGCCATCTACGCGGTGCTGCGCCGGCGCGTCGAGTTTGCGCAGTTTGCCGAAAGCGGCACGGGCGCGACCTCGCGCCGGCTGGCGCTGCTGGGCCTGGCCGCGACCCTGGGCCGCGACACGCTGACGCCGTTCCTGCATCCCGAAGAAGCCGAGTGGCTGGACCGACTGACCACGATCGAGCGCTCCAGCCTGGCGCCGCGCGTGCGCGCCAACCTGCCCGAGTGGCTCTACGATGAACTGGTGCGCGGCCACGGCGAGGCCTTTGCGGCGGCCCTGGGCGACGCGCTGCTGCGTCCGGCGCCGCTGGACCTGCGCGTCAACCTGGCCAAGACCAGCCGCGAGGCCGCACTGGCCGAGCTGCAGGCCGCCGGCCTGGGCGCCGAGCCCACGCCGATGGCGCCGGCCGGCATCCGCATGGCCGGCAAGCCGGCGCTGAACCAACTGCCGATCTTCGTCAACGGCCTGGTCGAGGTGCAGGATGAGGGCAGCCAGCTGCTGTGCAACCTGGTCGCACCCAAGCGCGGCGAGATGGTGGTCGACTTCTGCGCCGGCGCGGGCGGCAAGACCCTGGCGCTCGGCGCGGCGATGCGCTCCACCGGCCGGCTCTATGCCTTTGACGTATCGGAAAAGCGCCTGGCCAACCTGAAGCCGCGGCTGGCGCGCAGCGGGCTGTCCAACGTCCACCCGGTGCTGATCGACTCCGAGCGCGACGCCAAGATCAAGCGCCTGGCCGGCAAGGCCGACCGCGTGCTGGTCGACGCGCCCTGCAGCGGGCTGGGCACGCTGCGCCGCAACCCCGACCTGAAGTGGCGGCAATCGCCGGAGTCGGTGCTGGAACTGACTGCCAAGCAGAGCGCGATCCTGGACTCGGCCGCGCGGCTGGTGAAGGGCGGCGGCCGCGTGGTCTACGCGACCTGCAGCGTGCTGGAAGCTGAAAACGAGCAGATCGTGCGCGACTTCCTGGCTGCGCACCCCAACTTCCGCCTGGTGCCGGCCGCCGAAGTGCTGGCCGAGCAGAAGATCGAAGTGACCGGGCTGCCGGACAACGGCATGTTTGCCCTGTATCCGCACCTGCACCAGACCGACGGCTTCTTTGCCGCGGTGCTGGAACGCACCAGCTGA
- the purN gene encoding phosphoribosylglycinamide formyltransferase yields the protein MKKIVILISGRGSNMEAIVRACAGGGWPARVAAVLSNRPDAAGLQFAQQQGIETGVVDHRQHPDRAAFDAALAEAIDAYAPDLVVLAGFMRILTPGFVDRYAGRLLNIHPSLLPCFPGLNTHKQALDAGVKLHGATVHFVTPELDHGPIVIQAALDVQPADTPESLAARLLECEHVIYPRAVQWFVENRLQLQDGVVNVINPAESQLLMAISANTPAGGVKA from the coding sequence ATGAAAAAAATTGTCATCTTGATTTCCGGGCGAGGCTCCAATATGGAAGCCATCGTCCGTGCCTGCGCGGGGGGCGGCTGGCCTGCCCGGGTGGCGGCAGTACTGTCGAACCGGCCGGATGCCGCCGGGCTGCAATTCGCGCAGCAGCAGGGCATCGAAACCGGCGTGGTCGACCATCGCCAGCACCCTGACCGTGCTGCTTTCGACGCGGCTTTGGCCGAGGCCATCGACGCCTACGCGCCCGACCTGGTGGTACTTGCCGGTTTCATGCGTATACTCACGCCCGGCTTCGTCGACCGCTATGCGGGCCGGCTGCTGAATATCCATCCGTCGCTGCTGCCGTGCTTCCCGGGCCTGAACACCCACAAGCAGGCGCTGGACGCCGGCGTCAAGCTGCATGGCGCCACCGTGCACTTTGTCACCCCTGAACTCGACCATGGCCCGATCGTGATCCAGGCTGCACTTGATGTGCAGCCCGCGGACACGCCCGAGAGCCTGGCCGCGCGCCTGCTCGAATGCGAGCACGTGATCTATCCCCGCGCCGTGCAATGGTTCGTCGAGAACCGCCTGCAACTGCAGGACGGCGTAGTCAACGTTATCAACCCGGCCGAATCGCAATTGCTGATGGCCATCTCCGCCAATACCCCGGCGGGAGGAGTCAAGGCATGA
- a CDS encoding response regulator: MSNAAPTLLVVDDHPMALSGTTAFLAEVMPDVAVHAAGSAREALTSLQQGLRPDIVLLDIWLNDGTGFDAMQSFKTVIPGARFIFMSAEATPEIVGRARALSACGFVGKHLDANAFTAAVRKVLAGDTSFPTDEALNGRAQSFGPAHGIPVTPAELGLTPRQGSVLALVLEGLPNKVIARRLGLTENTVKEHVSAILQRLGVRTRMQVMSRMERFRLRQ; encoded by the coding sequence ATGTCGAACGCTGCACCGACGTTGTTGGTGGTCGATGATCATCCTATGGCTTTGTCAGGCACTACGGCTTTTCTCGCCGAAGTCATGCCGGATGTGGCCGTCCATGCCGCCGGCAGTGCCCGCGAAGCCCTGACAAGCCTGCAGCAGGGGTTGCGCCCCGATATCGTGCTGCTCGATATCTGGCTGAACGATGGCACGGGCTTCGACGCCATGCAGTCGTTCAAGACCGTCATTCCTGGCGCACGCTTCATCTTCATGTCCGCCGAGGCCACCCCCGAGATCGTCGGTCGCGCCCGCGCGCTGTCGGCCTGCGGCTTCGTCGGCAAGCACCTTGATGCCAATGCCTTCACCGCCGCGGTGCGCAAGGTGCTGGCAGGCGACACCTCCTTCCCCACCGATGAGGCCCTGAACGGCCGCGCGCAGTCGTTCGGGCCCGCCCACGGCATTCCGGTCACGCCGGCCGAACTCGGCCTGACGCCGCGCCAGGGCTCGGTGCTGGCGCTGGTGCTGGAAGGCCTGCCGAACAAGGTGATCGCGCGCCGCCTGGGGCTGACCGAGAACACCGTCAAGGAACACGTGTCGGCCATCCTGCAGCGCCTGGGCGTGCGCACGCGCATGCAGGTAATGTCGCGCATGGAGCGGTTCCGCCTGCGCCAGTAA